CCGGTCTTCGATCGAAGCGCCCGGGTGGCCGGCATGATGCCGGGTTGCCCGGGGGCCACTACCGGAGACCGGTACGCTGACCGGCTCCCTGTCGGGTGGTCGCGCGGCCCTCTTCTTCTGGTGGTGCGCGGAACGGGGGAGCGACCCGGTGGCCGCTCCCCCGTCACGTCATCGGCGCAGGCCGAGCCGCTCGATGAGCGACCGGTAGCGGTTGATGTCCTTCTTCTGGACGTAGTTGAGCAGCCGGCGGCGCCGACCGACCAGCAGCAGCAGCCCGCGGCGGCTGTGGTGGTCGTGCTTGTGCACCTTCAGGTGCTCGGTCAGCTCCGCGATCCGCTTGGTGAGGACCGCGACCTGCACCTCCGGCGAACCGGTGTCGCCCTCGGCGGTCGCGTACTCCGAGCGGATCTTGGCCTTGGCTTCCTGGTCGAGCGCCATGTTCTCCCTGTTTCGGTGGGTTGACAACTGATGTCCGTCGTACGGATCCGAGTGGACCGGGGACGGACGAACCTCGCACCCGCGGCGTCGTGCAGGCACGCGAGGCCCCGCGTCGGTCATCCGACGTCACCGCCACCTTACCAGCCCGTCGCGGAACCGCCCGGTCAAGGCCCACGCGCCGGCCCCGACGGCGCATCCCGGCCAGGCTGCCGAGGACGCCGGCCCGCCGACGGCCCGACCGGTCAGGCGACGGCCCGGCGGGTCCGCTCGACGTCCTCGGCCATCTGGACGAGGAGCGGCTCGATCGCGTCGTAGCGGATCTGGCCGCGCAGGTGGGCGGCGAAGTCCAGGGCGACGTGCTCGCCGTACAGGTCGCCGGAGAAGTCCAGGACGTGCGCCTCGACCCGGCGCTCCCGGCCGGCGAACGTCGGGTTGGTGCCGATCGAGATGGCCGCCGGCAGCCGCTCGGTACCCCCGCGCACCAGCCAGCCGGCGTAGACCCCGTCGGCGGGCACCGCCGCGTGCGGCGGGCAGCGCAG
Above is a window of Micromonospora rifamycinica DNA encoding:
- the rpsO gene encoding 30S ribosomal protein S15; its protein translation is MALDQEAKAKIRSEYATAEGDTGSPEVQVAVLTKRIAELTEHLKVHKHDHHSRRGLLLLVGRRRRLLNYVQKKDINRYRSLIERLGLRR